One region of Emys orbicularis isolate rEmyOrb1 chromosome 4, rEmyOrb1.hap1, whole genome shotgun sequence genomic DNA includes:
- the LOC135877770 gene encoding LOW QUALITY PROTEIN: E3 SUMO-protein ligase KIAA1586-like (The sequence of the model RefSeq protein was modified relative to this genomic sequence to represent the inferred CDS: inserted 1 base in 1 codon; substituted 2 bases at 2 genomic stop codons), whose amino-acid sequence MEEDLHDCENVVPNCWTSEQAQYFLKKYDGLIIEGKKLGCSHCAKTAHLGVLGGKSLHISSEWQKCTIKASGTEKSSXKLHXEKKMKEHFESSSHLRVINILNXSKKEPLTTVIDKLTEKNIAITSKIFNIVYSLVKRNRPMSDMEDEVELQIKNETDLGNCLHSRFSAIRIVEHIAELIRKQIFSKIIKNNSKICIIIDEASTISSKTVLVILLKCELQDSSPTVFLNVVELESTKAENSYNALRHMLTDTGFDTAYLKKNVIGFCSDGASTMLGHKSGVATRLIQDFPNIIIWHCLNHRLQLASDDAINDINEISHFKIFLDKIYAIFHQSNKSQFELKQVSEELYLEIIKIGRVFGPRWASCSLRAVKAVWRAYPALYIYFSKNQKFSGMAKRLKNKEFLKDLALMIDILDELALLSNALQARQLSLTKADKLIKRMIVFFIQLKDSFGIHENKINEMIASNAFKSIEFEDNVRFKSLPQEKVIECIIEKMKARSLNKNQIKYKEDNLGHSHDTPKIVELFSVMDPTSWNIEEVRLPWKSGEEKVHELSKFIKFVVDLNDFRDYVENNIQSKNLPDPETIRKAKQIMNTIAIRSAEAERAFLLMNIIYSDKRVNLTIKRISSFMTINSLGKPLSSWNPIPYVKSWMRSHRSTLDTRVHVSNMYPIFSIIQRLWRRSRSHLEITT is encoded by the exons ATGGAAGAGGATTTACATGATTGTGAAAATGTAGTACCCAATTGTTGGACTTCTGAGCAggcacaatattttttaaagaaatatgatGGCTTGATAATTGAAGGCAAAAAACTTGGCTGTTCCCACTGTGCAAAGACGGCACATTTGGGGGTCCTTGGAGGAAAATCTTTACACATTTCTTCGGAATGGCAAAAGTGTACTATTAAAGCATCTGGAACTGAAAAAAGTT GCAAGcttcattaagaaaaaaaaatgaaggaacATTTCGAATCAAGCTCTCATTTGAgagttataaatattttaaattaatctaaaAAAGAACCTCTCACTACAGTGATTGATAAacttactgaaaaaaatattgcaaTAACCAGCAAAATTTTCAACATCGTTTACAGCTTAGTAAAAAGAAACCGACCAATGTCAGATATGGAGGATGAAGTAGAGCTACAAATTAAGAATGAAACTGATTTAGGGAACTGCCTACATTCTCGATTTTCGGCCATCAGAATTGTAGAACATATAGCTGAATTAATAAGAAAACAAATTTTTAGTAAAATCATCAAAAACAATTCAAAGATTTGTATTATTATTGATGAAGCTTCTACAATTTCAAGTAAAACTGTGCTTGTAATTCTTCTAAAATGTGAATTACAAGATTCGTCACCAACAGTTTTTCTCAATGTAGTGGAATTAGAATCAACAAAAGCAGAAAATAGTTATAATGCTTTGAGACACATGTTAACTGATACAGGATTTGACACagcatatttaaagaaaaatgtaattgGATTTTGTTCTGATGGCGCGAGCACCATGCTTGGACATAAATCTGGAGTTGCTACAAGACTGATTCAAGATTTTCCAAACATTATAATTTGGCATTGTTTGAATCATCGGCTACAACTGGCTTCAGATGATGCTATAAATGATATCAATGAAATAAGCCATTTCAAGATTTTTTTGGACAAGATTTATGCAATTTTTCATCAGTCAAATAAAAGTCAGTTTGAACTTAAACAAGTTTCTGAAGAACTGTATCTTGAAATAATCAAAATAGGCCGTGTTTTTGGTCCACGATGGGCTTCTTGTAGCCTTAGAGCTGTCAAGGCGGTCTGGAGAGCTTATCCAGCTCTTTATATTTACTTTTCCAAAAATCAGAAATTTTCTGGCATGGCAAAAAGATTGAAaaacaaagaatttttaaaagacttGGCATTAATGATTGACATTTTGGATGAACTTGCATTATTATCAAATGCACTGCAAGCGAGACAATTGAGTTTAACAAAGGCAGATAAGCTAATCAAACGAATGATTGTTTTTTTCATACAATTAAAAGATAGTTTTGGTATACAcgaaaataaaattaatgaaatGATAGCAAGTAATGCTTTTAAAAGCATAGAGTTTGAAGATAATGTAAGGTTTAAATCATTGCCACAAGAAAAAGTAATAGAGTGCATTATTGAAAAAATGAAGGCAAGATCATTAAACAAAAATCAGATTAAATATAAAGAAGATAATTTAGGTCATTCTCATGATACACCTAAAATAGTTGAATTATTCAGTGTTATGGATCCCACTTCATGGAATATTGAAGAAGTCAGGTTACCTTGGAAATCAGGAGAAGAAAAAGTGCATGAATTAAGTAAATTCATAAAATTTGTAGTTGATTTAAATGATTTTCGTGACTATGTAGAGAATAACATTCAATCAAAAAATCTTCCTGATCCGGAAACAATAAGGAAAGCAAAGCAAATTATGAACACAATTGCAATTCGTTCTGCAGAAGCAGAAAGAGCTTTTTTGTTGATGAATATTATTTATAGTGATAAAAGGGTGAATTTAACAATTAAACGTATCTCAAGCTTTATGACCATCAATTCGTTGGGAAAACCACTAAGTTCCTGGAACCCAATACCATATGTTAAATCATGGATGAGAAGTCATCGATCCACATTAGATACCAGAGTTCATGTATCCAACATGTATCCAATCTTCTCCATAATCCAAAGATTATGGAGAAGATCAAGAAGCCATTTGGAAATTACTACCTAA